A genomic stretch from Helianthus annuus cultivar XRQ/B chromosome 1, HanXRQr2.0-SUNRISE, whole genome shotgun sequence includes:
- the LOC110906545 gene encoding BCL-6 corepressor-like protein 1, producing MSSSNGVSDPVPVDSDDPMHSDPEVYTSDTDSTDDDGFQPFALPDFGDDIQLADGIPAGDPPLAEIPALIPFAALPVEDLPLDVVSDDDVDLFEGPPEDAHEGGAPIADDVALPLVESPDMEAHSYSSVPDSFESVASSIPPLGFGFFPRIVDDEDIDMEDELVLEEQPAEAPFLPDDQILDMPADHQPALVDPEPDIVPEPVPALDPVHADAPVFIPPVIDAPAIPPPVMEIPVMAPLPDPVFVELPVIAPLFPDSTPVHADHAPFATHIDPRFADTLNG from the coding sequence ATGTCTTCATCGAATGGGGTCTCTGACCCAGTGCCGGTGGATTCTGACGACCCGATGCACTCAGACCCGGAGGTGTACACATCGGACACGGACAGTACGGACGATGACGGATTTCAGCCCTTCGCGCTACCAGATTTTGGTGACGACATACAGCTAGCTGATGGCATTCCAGCCGGGGATCCACCTCTTGCGGAGATCCCTGCTCTTATTCCATTCGCTGCACTTCCCGTCGAGGATTTGCCACTTGATGTAGTGTCAGATGATGACGTCGATCTTTTCGAGGGTCCCCCTGAGGACGCCCATGAGGGCGGGGCCCCGATTGCGGATGATGTCGCTCTTCCGTTGGTTGAGAGTCCTGATATGGAGGCTCATTCTTATTCGTCAGTCCCAGATTCTTTTGAGTCGGTAGCTTCCTCTATTCCACCGTTGGGATTTGGTTTCTTCCCTCGTATTGTCGATGATGAGGATATAGATATGGAGGACGAGTTAGTCCTCGAGGAGCAGCCTGCTGAGGCTCCTTTTCTCCCGGATGATCAGATTCTTGATATGCCTGCTGATCATCAGCCTGCTCTTGTTGATCCAGAGCCCGATATAGTTCCAGAGCCCGTTCCTGCTCTTGACCCTGTTCATGCAGATGCTCCCGTTTTTATACCACCAGTTATTGATGCTCCTGCCATACCACCACCAGTCATGGAGATTCCAGTTATGGCACCCCTGCCTGACCCCGTCTTTGTTGAGTTACCAGTCATTGCACCACTATTTCCCGATTCAACCCCTGTGCATGCCGATCATGCACCTTTTGCTACTCACATAGACCCTCGTTTTGCGGACACCCTTAATGGGTGA